A genomic window from Pseudoalteromonas piratica includes:
- a CDS encoding ArsR/SmtB family transcription factor: MMLDMDKMLENAADAEQFLKLMANKNRLMILCTLNQGELSVTELNQIIPLAQSALSQHLASLRKSNLVETRREAQTIYYRIVDQRVSAMLNALYEMFCQSE, from the coding sequence ATGATGTTAGATATGGACAAAATGCTTGAAAATGCGGCAGATGCTGAGCAGTTTTTAAAATTGATGGCAAATAAAAACCGCTTAATGATTTTATGTACTTTGAATCAAGGTGAATTAAGTGTCACTGAGCTCAATCAAATTATTCCATTAGCACAATCAGCCTTATCTCAACATTTAGCAAGCTTGCGCAAATCAAACTTAGTTGAAACACGCCGAGAAGCACAAACAATTTATTATCGTATTGTCGATCAGCGTGTCAGTGCTATGTTAAACGCTTTATACGAAATGTTTTGTCAGTCAGAGTAA
- a CDS encoding YgaP family membrane protein, which translates to MKINDALRLIAGIMLIISLLLTHFVHPNWVFFTLFIALNLLQSAFTKWCPMITILRKFGLED; encoded by the coding sequence ATGAAGATTAACGACGCACTCAGATTAATCGCCGGCATTATGCTTATTATATCGCTGCTTCTCACGCACTTTGTGCACCCAAACTGGGTGTTTTTCACGCTGTTTATTGCGCTTAACTTATTGCAATCAGCATTTACCAAGTGGTGCCCTATGATCACGATTCTACGTAAATTTGGCTTGGAGGATTAA